One stretch of Anaerobranca californiensis DSM 14826 DNA includes these proteins:
- a CDS encoding single-stranded DNA-binding protein, producing MINRVVLVGRLTKDPELRYTPNTGIAVTTFTLAVNRNYTNQQGERDADFIPVVVWRTAAEHCANYLRKGSLAGVDGRIQTRSYETPDGQKRYVTEVVAENVRFLDPRSKSVGGEDFTSFGEEVNEDVPF from the coding sequence ATGATAAATAGAGTGGTATTAGTGGGTAGACTCACAAAAGACCCGGAACTTAGGTATACTCCCAATACTGGTATCGCTGTAACCACTTTTACCTTAGCTGTCAATAGAAATTATACCAATCAACAAGGGGAAAGGGATGCAGACTTTATACCAGTTGTTGTTTGGAGAACAGCAGCTGAACATTGTGCAAACTACTTAAGAAAAGGTTCCTTAGCGGGAGTTGACGGTAGAATACAAACTAGAAGCTATGAGACCCCAGATGGCCAAAAAAGATATGTTACAGAAGTAGTAGCGGAAAATGTTAGATTTTTAGATCCACGGTCTAAATCAGTGGGAGGAGAAGATTTTACATCTTTCGGCGAAGAAGTAAATGAAGACGTTCCATTTTAA
- a CDS encoding adenylosuccinate synthase — translation MKTLVIVGTQWGDEGKGKITDYMAERADVVVRYQGGNNAGHTIVIGGKTYKLHLIPSGILNKDKICIIGNGMVVDLEALVKEINYLEDLGVDVSNLRISESAHLILPYHKEIDLLAEARRGKNKIGTTGKGIGPAYMDKVARCGIRMADILEEEIFKEKLAGNLEDKNLLIERYYGGKPLDFQEIYTKYLEYSKKIQKYICNTSVLLEEVLNSGKKVVFEGAQGTLLDIDHGTYPYVTASNPVAGGVCIGAGLGPSKIDKVLGVVKAYSTRVGDGPFPTEIFDKTAEEIREIGREYGTTTGRPRRIGWIDTVILRHAKRVSGLDYLAITLLDVLTGQPKIKICTVYEIDGVKVEHFPATIEKLQKCKPVYEEMDGWTEDISNITSFEDLPLNAQKYIKRIEELVGVPVAIISVGPKREQTKELISLL, via the coding sequence ATGAAAACATTAGTAATAGTAGGTACCCAATGGGGTGACGAAGGAAAAGGGAAAATAACAGATTATATGGCGGAAAGGGCAGATGTAGTTGTAAGATACCAAGGAGGAAACAATGCTGGACATACTATTGTAATTGGTGGAAAAACCTATAAACTCCATTTAATACCATCGGGTATATTGAACAAAGACAAAATATGCATAATTGGTAATGGAATGGTTGTAGATTTAGAAGCATTGGTAAAAGAAATAAACTATCTAGAAGATTTAGGAGTCGATGTATCTAATTTGCGGATAAGTGAAAGTGCCCATTTAATTTTACCTTACCATAAAGAAATAGATTTGTTGGCAGAAGCAAGGAGGGGAAAAAATAAAATAGGTACAACAGGAAAAGGTATTGGACCAGCATATATGGATAAAGTGGCTAGATGTGGAATAAGGATGGCGGATATTTTAGAAGAAGAAATTTTTAAAGAAAAACTAGCAGGAAATTTAGAAGATAAAAATTTACTTATTGAAAGGTATTATGGGGGAAAACCTTTAGACTTTCAAGAAATATATACTAAATACTTAGAGTATAGTAAAAAAATCCAAAAATATATTTGTAATACTTCGGTTTTATTAGAAGAAGTTTTAAATTCAGGAAAGAAAGTTGTTTTTGAAGGGGCACAAGGAACATTATTAGATATTGATCATGGAACATATCCTTATGTAACAGCTTCTAATCCAGTTGCAGGGGGAGTATGTATTGGTGCAGGGTTAGGTCCATCTAAAATAGATAAAGTATTAGGGGTCGTTAAAGCATATTCAACAAGGGTAGGAGATGGGCCATTCCCTACAGAAATTTTCGATAAAACTGCAGAGGAAATAAGGGAAATAGGAAGAGAATATGGAACTACCACTGGAAGGCCAAGGAGAATTGGATGGATAGATACTGTTATCTTACGTCATGCTAAAAGGGTCAGTGGTTTAGATTATTTAGCAATAACCTTATTAGATGTCTTAACAGGACAGCCAAAAATAAAAATTTGTACAGTCTATGAAATCGATGGAGTTAAAGTGGAACATTTCCCTGCCACAATAGAAAAACTGCAAAAATGTAAGCCAGTATATGAAGAAATGGATGGCTGGACTGAAGATATTAGTAATATAACAAGCTTTGAAGATTTGCCCCTAAATGCTCAAAAGTATATCAAAAGAATTGAAGAGTTAGTAGGGGTACCAGTGGCGATAATATCAGTAGGGCCTAAAAGGGAACAAACAAAAGAATTAATTTCCTTATTGTAA
- the rpsF gene encoding 30S ribosomal protein S6, whose amino-acid sequence MTKYELVFIANPELEQEATQALIEKFNGIITNQGGTVDEVNEWGKKRLAYEINDKKEGYYVLVNFTGNGQVVDELDRILKITDGILRHMIVKKG is encoded by the coding sequence ATGACAAAATACGAATTAGTATTTATTGCAAACCCTGAACTTGAACAAGAAGCTACTCAAGCTCTAATTGAAAAGTTCAACGGCATCATTACCAATCAAGGTGGAACAGTTGATGAGGTTAATGAATGGGGTAAAAAGCGTTTAGCATATGAGATCAACGACAAAAAAGAAGGTTACTATGTATTAGTTAACTTTACTGGTAATGGTCAAGTTGTTGATGAGCTAGATCGTATTCTAAAAATTACCGACGGAATCTTAAGACACATGATAGTTAAAAAAGGTTAA
- the rpsR gene encoding 30S ribosomal protein S18, with product MRKDKKRGRKKVCNFCVDKVEQIDYKSADKLRKYITDRGKIMPRRISGTCAHHQRQLTTAIKRARILALLPFTAE from the coding sequence ATGCGCAAAGATAAAAAAAGAGGCCGTAAGAAAGTTTGCAACTTTTGTGTAGATAAAGTTGAGCAAATAGATTACAAAAGTGCTGACAAACTTCGTAAATATATTACAGATAGAGGTAAAATTATGCCTCGCCGTATTTCCGGAACCTGTGCTCATCACCAAAGGCAGTTAACAACTGCTATTAAGAGAGCAAGGATTTTAGCATTACTGCCATTCACAGCTGAATAA
- a CDS encoding peptidoglycan DD-metalloendopeptidase family protein, whose protein sequence is MGNGKIPHFTALKNLTQWQIGVVSLIITAVILTIGYIGYNQYQPGYVYAVTVDGQEVGIVKNLEDLERIIEHLTNQETLRTGYDVVIVEEITTERVFQLKPQEHLPNLQYKIAQLVSYESAGTLIIVEGKPTVVVESQEVANKIIEEILQYYITNAKGNTVKDVEILNDVKFSTVAVRPDEIMDYEGAKNLLLRGTPRFETYQVSRGDNLLSIARMANMTVEELKAANGLNSDLIKVGQELKLTTAEPLLNVKIVKEESKIESIPYTTQWKYTSNLFTWQTRVHTPGKPGQREVKYEITLVNGVEVNRVEISNKVVAEPVTRIAERGTATLPSRGTGMFRWPVQYGVGVITSHFGNRIHPRYKTLNFHTGVDIASSAGTPIYAAAGGRVVASGDRGNYGNLIIIDHGNGYTTYYAHLQSMSVKVGDRVSQGQIIGRMGRTGLATGVHLHFEIRRNGTPLNPMNFFAP, encoded by the coding sequence GTGGGAAATGGAAAAATCCCCCATTTTACGGCTCTAAAAAATTTAACTCAATGGCAAATTGGAGTCGTAAGCCTAATTATCACAGCAGTAATTTTGACAATAGGATATATTGGATATAATCAATATCAACCGGGCTATGTATATGCTGTGACCGTTGATGGGCAAGAAGTGGGGATTGTAAAAAATCTAGAGGATTTAGAGAGAATTATTGAACATTTAACAAATCAAGAAACATTAAGAACAGGATATGATGTCGTTATAGTTGAAGAAATTACTACTGAAAGGGTATTTCAACTTAAACCACAAGAACATTTACCTAATCTGCAATATAAGATTGCACAATTGGTATCTTATGAATCGGCAGGAACTCTAATAATAGTTGAAGGAAAACCAACAGTTGTTGTAGAAAGTCAAGAAGTAGCAAATAAAATTATTGAGGAAATATTACAGTACTATATTACTAATGCCAAGGGTAATACAGTAAAAGATGTGGAAATCCTCAATGATGTTAAATTTAGTACAGTAGCAGTGCGGCCTGATGAAATAATGGACTATGAAGGAGCTAAAAATCTACTGTTAAGGGGTACACCTAGGTTTGAAACATATCAGGTATCTAGGGGTGACAATTTATTGTCAATTGCCAGAATGGCTAACATGACCGTTGAAGAGTTAAAAGCAGCTAATGGTTTAAACTCTGATTTAATTAAGGTAGGTCAAGAGCTTAAACTGACAACGGCAGAACCTTTACTCAATGTTAAAATTGTTAAAGAAGAATCAAAAATTGAGTCTATTCCTTATACAACCCAATGGAAATATACTTCAAATTTATTTACCTGGCAAACCCGGGTCCATACACCAGGAAAACCTGGACAAAGGGAAGTGAAATATGAAATTACCCTTGTAAATGGCGTAGAAGTAAACCGGGTTGAAATAAGTAATAAAGTAGTGGCTGAACCGGTAACTAGAATTGCAGAAAGGGGTACTGCCACTTTACCAAGCCGGGGCACAGGGATGTTTAGGTGGCCAGTCCAGTATGGGGTAGGAGTAATAACATCCCACTTTGGTAACAGGATACACCCTAGATACAAAACACTGAATTTTCACACAGGGGTAGATATTGCTAGTAGTGCCGGAACCCCTATCTATGCTGCGGCTGGGGGTAGAGTTGTAGCCAGTGGAGACAGGGGCAACTATGGTAATTTAATAATTATTGACCATGGCAATGGCTATACAACCTATTATGCCCACCTTCAAAGTATGTCAGTAAAAGTAGGAGATAGGGTAAGTCAAGGACAGATTATTGGAAGAATGGGGAGAACTGGTTTAGCAACAGGTGTGCATCTTCATTTTGAAATCAGGAGAAATGGAACTCCTCTAAACCCTATGAACTTCTTTGCACCATAA
- a CDS encoding response regulator transcription factor, which yields MSLRGKKSKILIIDSIGDITLTKDSLENEGFILLHCLPQKFFNLVYNENPDLVLLNLEVSFENYKTCSKIRDTSNCPIIILSDSSEEEDIVKAFEAGADDYIVKPFSNKELVARLKAHLRRYYYLNTRDKNEELLSLEIYPHLQQVKKNERIIDLSQREYELLLFFLKNKGKVFTRGQLLKEVWGFANEGDSRTVDVTIHRLREKIENNPSKPEYILTKRGFGYYFNTVI from the coding sequence ATGTCATTAAGAGGAAAAAAGTCAAAGATCCTAATTATTGATAGTATAGGTGACATAACTTTAACAAAGGATAGCTTAGAAAATGAAGGCTTTATTTTACTTCATTGTTTACCACAAAAATTTTTTAACTTGGTTTATAATGAAAATCCTGATTTGGTACTTTTAAATTTGGAAGTTTCCTTTGAAAACTATAAAACTTGTAGTAAAATTAGGGATACTTCAAACTGCCCTATTATAATCCTTTCTGATAGTAGTGAAGAAGAAGATATAGTTAAAGCCTTTGAAGCTGGTGCTGATGATTATATAGTTAAACCATTTAGCAATAAAGAATTGGTAGCAAGGCTAAAAGCTCATTTGAGAAGATATTATTATTTAAATACTAGAGACAAAAATGAAGAATTATTATCATTAGAAATCTATCCCCATTTACAACAAGTTAAAAAAAATGAAAGGATAATAGATTTAAGTCAGCGAGAATATGAATTACTGTTATTTTTTCTTAAAAACAAAGGTAAAGTCTTTACTAGAGGCCAGTTATTAAAGGAAGTTTGGGGTTTTGCCAATGAGGGGGATAGTAGAACTGTTGACGTCACTATCCATCGGTTAAGGGAAAAAATTGAGAATAATCCTAGTAAACCCGAATATATATTGACAAAAAGGGGTTTTGGATACTATTTTAATACTGTAATTTAA
- a CDS encoding peptidase MA family metallohydrolase, translated as MLSLNNKKGITVTTLLLGLLVTLNLLLFNWSRVEQVGISAIRNSMASYNRNIVYRNYQWLIGENVDVAFTEDDKVFSQFILDLAEESYAVLQSKYNFKPNRRPLVVIYPSYEQLLNSLGWDESNKASGVYQNATIKLVSPRDWYPVNIIEDIKSVYKNYGPLHHEMSHFFVDFITKGNYPDWYTEALAQLEELKYLNIQWIDESNQNPERLYSFSELTKNFYNLENQGLAYRQALTIGIFLEEVYGDEVHIKLLHQLARGNSFENAVNNLFGISLIEFERNYINWIELNWSKFF; from the coding sequence ATGTTAAGTCTAAACAACAAAAAAGGTATAACTGTTACAACTTTACTATTGGGGTTATTAGTTACTTTAAATTTGTTACTATTTAATTGGAGTAGGGTAGAGCAAGTAGGTATTTCTGCTATAAGAAATTCTATGGCTTCTTACAATAGAAATATTGTTTATCGGAATTATCAATGGTTGATAGGGGAAAATGTAGATGTAGCATTTACTGAAGATGACAAAGTATTTTCCCAATTTATTCTAGATTTAGCGGAAGAAAGTTATGCTGTTTTGCAAAGTAAATATAATTTTAAACCTAATAGAAGGCCATTAGTGGTTATCTACCCTTCTTATGAACAACTATTAAATTCTTTAGGCTGGGATGAAAGTAATAAGGCTTCTGGAGTTTATCAAAATGCCACGATAAAATTGGTTTCTCCAAGGGATTGGTACCCTGTTAATATTATTGAAGATATTAAAAGTGTATATAAAAATTACGGTCCATTACATCATGAGATGAGCCATTTTTTTGTTGATTTTATAACAAAAGGAAATTATCCAGATTGGTATACAGAAGCCCTGGCTCAATTGGAAGAATTGAAATATTTAAATATCCAATGGATTGATGAAAGTAATCAAAATCCTGAAAGGCTTTATTCATTTAGTGAATTGACTAAGAACTTTTATAATCTAGAAAATCAAGGATTAGCATATAGACAAGCATTAACAATTGGTATATTCTTAGAAGAGGTCTATGGTGATGAAGTTCATATAAAATTACTTCATCAGCTAGCTAGAGGTAATAGCTTTGAAAATGCCGTCAATAATCTTTTTGGCATATCTTTAATAGAATTTGAAAGAAATTATATAAATTGGATTGAGTTGAATTGGAGTAAGTTTTTTTAA
- a CDS encoding DUF2232 domain-containing protein, with the protein MKRIATKSIVEGALLLGILVVLSLLTIYTPLSLVTFLLLPTPIIFAVIRHNIKLGLMISFLSIILLIIVGVDPYTSLVNMIFASFIGLTLGYSFNKKISPSFTFLLTSIATLLSFICIFYLAVTFLEYDFIDEMIEIQISSLELVQSYLQQSGNNLGIDKGLIMSKADMIYIFPALLILGSMFYGYLVFVVTQKILKKFKVPCEEFPPFSHWKFGYWLLWLFVLAQLAPIIFPQLVRVGVNLLQVTAMVIVLQGIAIVTFYIKKIKSKPLRIVTMTLVILNFFGNPLFFQILLLVSIGDFFINIRRI; encoded by the coding sequence ATGAAAAGGATAGCTACAAAATCAATAGTAGAAGGGGCACTATTATTAGGAATTCTAGTTGTTTTATCATTATTGACTATTTATACTCCCTTAAGTTTAGTAACTTTTTTATTATTACCCACTCCTATTATATTTGCAGTAATTAGGCATAATATTAAATTAGGTTTAATGATTTCCTTTTTATCAATAATATTACTTATTATTGTGGGAGTTGATCCTTATACTTCCCTTGTTAATATGATATTTGCTAGTTTTATTGGATTAACATTAGGATATTCTTTTAATAAAAAAATCAGCCCTTCCTTTACTTTTTTACTCACTTCCATAGCTACATTATTATCCTTTATCTGTATTTTTTATTTAGCAGTAACTTTTTTAGAATATGATTTTATTGATGAAATGATTGAAATTCAAATTTCATCTTTAGAGTTAGTGCAATCTTATTTACAGCAATCGGGCAATAATTTAGGGATAGATAAGGGATTAATAATGTCAAAAGCCGATATGATATATATATTTCCCGCTTTATTAATTTTAGGTTCGATGTTTTATGGTTATTTAGTTTTTGTGGTGACACAAAAAATTTTAAAGAAATTTAAAGTACCTTGTGAAGAATTTCCACCTTTTAGTCATTGGAAATTCGGGTATTGGTTGTTATGGTTGTTTGTTTTAGCTCAGTTAGCACCTATAATTTTCCCCCAATTAGTTAGAGTAGGGGTAAATTTATTGCAAGTAACGGCAATGGTTATAGTGTTACAAGGAATTGCCATAGTAACCTTTTATATAAAAAAAATTAAATCAAAACCCTTAAGGATAGTAACAATGACATTAGTTATATTAAATTTTTTTGGTAACCCATTATTTTTTCAAATCCTTTTGTTAGTTAGTATAGGAGACTTTTTTATTAATATCAGGCGGATTTAG
- a CDS encoding NAD(P)/FAD-dependent oxidoreductase has translation MPMNYDVIIVGAGPAGIFTALELVKMDKSKKILILDKGRTIEKRTCPLRTLQKCLHCQPCGIVNGWSGAGAFSDGKLSLSPEVGGRLTEYMDYDKVQQLIKYVDDIYVSYGAKGKIHGLDNKKVEEIMYEASKHNIKLVPCPVRHLGTDLGYEVLKRMYYALREEENFTFKELTEVTDLIIENEKIKGVKAKDREGEKEYYGKNIVLAPGRGGAGWLETIMKRANIKTENNEVDIGVRVEVPNSVLDHLTKDLYEPKLIYYSDTFENKVRSFCVNPGGYVSEEHYDDNLAVVNGHSFADDKQKSPNTNFALLVSTKFTEPFDQPIEYGKYIAKLGNMITGGGILVQRLGDLLNGRRTNSHRLSKSTTVPTLKSAVPGDLSFVLPHRYLTSIVETLKAFDKIAPGIYSKNTLLYGVEVKFYSSKVNIDENFQTKVEGLYTIGDGAGLTRGLMQASVSGVIVARHICTK, from the coding sequence ATTCCTATGAATTACGACGTTATTATTGTAGGAGCAGGACCTGCAGGAATTTTTACCGCTTTAGAGTTGGTAAAAATGGATAAATCTAAAAAAATTCTTATACTAGATAAAGGAAGAACAATAGAAAAAAGAACTTGTCCCTTAAGAACTTTGCAAAAATGCCTTCATTGCCAACCCTGTGGTATCGTTAACGGTTGGTCAGGGGCAGGGGCCTTTAGTGATGGTAAACTTTCCTTATCTCCAGAAGTTGGAGGAAGATTAACAGAATACATGGATTATGACAAGGTACAACAATTGATTAAGTATGTCGATGATATATATGTTAGTTATGGAGCAAAGGGTAAAATACACGGCCTTGATAATAAGAAAGTAGAAGAAATAATGTATGAAGCTTCTAAACACAATATAAAATTGGTTCCTTGTCCAGTTAGACATTTAGGGACAGATTTAGGATATGAAGTTTTAAAAAGAATGTACTATGCTTTAAGGGAAGAGGAAAATTTTACTTTTAAAGAATTAACGGAAGTAACAGATTTGATTATTGAAAATGAAAAAATTAAAGGGGTTAAAGCTAAAGACAGAGAAGGGGAAAAGGAGTATTATGGTAAAAATATTGTTTTAGCACCGGGAAGAGGTGGTGCTGGATGGTTAGAAACAATAATGAAAAGGGCAAATATAAAAACAGAAAACAATGAAGTAGATATCGGGGTTAGGGTAGAAGTCCCTAATTCGGTATTAGACCACTTAACAAAAGATTTATATGAACCAAAGTTAATTTACTACTCTGATACCTTTGAAAATAAAGTTCGTTCATTCTGTGTTAATCCAGGTGGTTATGTTTCAGAAGAACACTATGATGATAATTTAGCTGTGGTAAATGGCCACAGTTTTGCCGATGATAAACAAAAAAGTCCTAATACAAATTTCGCATTATTGGTATCAACGAAATTTACAGAACCCTTTGATCAACCTATAGAGTATGGTAAATATATTGCCAAATTAGGTAACATGATAACAGGTGGTGGTATATTAGTACAAAGGCTAGGAGACTTATTAAATGGGAGAAGAACCAACAGCCATAGATTATCTAAGTCAACAACTGTACCAACTCTAAAAAGTGCTGTGCCAGGAGACTTAAGTTTTGTATTACCCCATAGGTATTTAACTTCAATTGTAGAAACTTTAAAGGCTTTTGACAAAATCGCACCAGGTATCTATTCTAAAAACACATTGCTATACGGTGTAGAGGTTAAATTTTATTCTTCAAAGGTAAACATAGATGAAAATTTCCAAACTAAAGTCGAAGGTTTGTATACCATAGGTGATGGTGCTGGGTTAACCAGGGGATTAATGCAAGCTTCCGTTTCAGGAGTTATAGTAGCTAGACATATTTGTACTAAATAA
- a CDS encoding MazG-like family protein: MNGKEKIDIVKNIHSIEAIKVNILAGVTRIYDSLNKGKDELAVDYIIGLMIALFRLAKKLGFSYRRLDQKLVEKVNSLDTNGSVEIELKEDIEELKQYLMARGE, translated from the coding sequence ATGAATGGAAAAGAAAAGATAGATATAGTTAAAAACATACATAGTATAGAGGCTATAAAGGTTAATATATTAGCAGGAGTTACCCGTATTTACGATTCCCTTAATAAAGGGAAAGATGAGTTAGCAGTAGATTATATTATAGGTTTAATGATCGCTTTGTTTAGATTAGCTAAAAAACTAGGTTTTAGTTATAGAAGGTTAGATCAAAAACTAGTGGAGAAGGTAAATTCATTAGATACCAATGGTTCTGTAGAAATAGAACTAAAAGAGGATATAGAAGAATTGAAACAGTACTTGATGGCTAGAGGTGAGTAA
- the rplI gene encoding 50S ribosomal protein L9, producing the protein MKVIMLQTVKKVGKQGEIIEVSEGYARNFLIPKGYAVEASKGNVKVLDDKKQAEQRKKEKELKEAKEYAEKISNIKLEILTKAGEGGKLFGSVTSKEIASLLADKGIKVDKRKIELPEPIKSLGEYNIPIKLHREVTATVKLVIIPQ; encoded by the coding sequence ATGAAAGTAATTATGTTACAAACAGTTAAGAAAGTAGGAAAACAAGGGGAGATTATTGAGGTTTCTGAAGGTTATGCTAGAAATTTTTTAATTCCTAAAGGATATGCTGTAGAAGCCTCTAAAGGTAATGTAAAGGTATTAGATGATAAAAAGCAGGCTGAACAAAGGAAAAAAGAAAAAGAGTTAAAGGAAGCTAAAGAGTATGCAGAAAAAATCAGTAATATTAAACTCGAAATTTTAACAAAAGCAGGAGAAGGGGGAAAACTCTTCGGATCCGTTACATCAAAGGAAATTGCTTCACTTTTAGCAGATAAAGGAATTAAAGTTGATAAAAGAAAAATAGAACTACCTGAGCCGATAAAAAGTTTAGGGGAATATAATATTCCTATCAAATTACACCGAGAAGTTACTGCAACGGTCAAATTAGTAATTATTCCCCAATAA
- a CDS encoding Na/Pi symporter, protein MQILHSIHFVIALGIFLIIIKEFAQSCSCLMTENKRKILLKSQNTLVMVLAGALLSALAQSSSIVVLMVIGLVEGGVISEKNGLAAVLGTEIGTTVTGQLLSIPHKTIFFILPLILIISMVLPKFKNLRKTIFWFALLIISLYHMGLPVKGLTSNSGNTMLRQLLLMANNKVHLAIFIGFAFTALIQSSSALTALAINLGRVGVLEITGALGLILGANLGTCITGVLASFSFSKKAKTIVVGQILFNFLGIIIISIIFHHYVNLVILITPSNLIERQIANGQTLFNALSVIAILPIFPIFYRIVKKFL, encoded by the coding sequence ATGCAAATTTTACATAGTATCCATTTTGTAATAGCTTTAGGTATATTTTTAATAATAATAAAGGAGTTTGCCCAATCCTGTTCTTGTTTAATGACTGAAAATAAAAGAAAAATTTTATTAAAATCTCAAAACACATTAGTAATGGTTTTAGCAGGTGCCTTGCTATCTGCCTTAGCCCAAAGTAGTAGCATTGTTGTACTAATGGTCATTGGTTTAGTGGAAGGAGGTGTTATATCGGAAAAAAATGGTTTAGCAGCGGTTTTAGGCACAGAAATAGGAACAACGGTTACTGGACAACTACTAAGTATACCCCACAAAACTATCTTCTTCATTTTACCGCTAATTTTAATTATTTCAATGGTATTACCCAAATTTAAAAATCTAAGAAAAACTATTTTTTGGTTTGCTTTACTAATTATATCCCTTTATCATATGGGTTTACCAGTTAAAGGACTAACTTCCAACAGTGGAAATACCATGTTAAGACAATTGTTATTAATGGCAAATAACAAAGTACATTTAGCTATATTTATAGGTTTTGCCTTTACAGCTTTGATTCAAAGTAGCAGTGCTTTAACAGCTTTAGCAATTAATTTAGGTAGAGTAGGGGTATTGGAAATAACGGGGGCATTAGGGCTGATTTTAGGTGCTAATTTAGGTACTTGTATTACTGGGGTTTTAGCAAGTTTTTCTTTCTCTAAAAAGGCTAAAACAATTGTAGTTGGTCAGATATTGTTTAATTTTCTAGGGATTATAATTATTTCTATTATATTTCATCACTATGTAAATTTAGTAATCTTAATAACCCCTTCCAATTTAATAGAAAGACAAATTGCTAATGGTCAAACCTTATTTAATGCACTTTCAGTGATAGCTATTCTACCAATTTTTCCGATATTTTATCGGATAGTAAAAAAATTTCTATGA
- a CDS encoding M20/M25/M40 family metallo-hydrolase — protein MVNEKRLVSEFMELVSIDSITKKEGDVAKVITKKLEALGAEVYIDKAGEKVGSNTGNIIAKIKGNLDKPAILFSAHMDTVVPGEGVRPIIKDGIIYSETETILGADDKGGIAAILEGIRVVKENGIPHGDIEVVFTIAEEGGLFGAKNLEHEKLTAKMGYVLDSDGKPGTIVVKGPAQDKIDVIIKGKAAHAGVSPEEGVSAIIIASKAIAEMKLLRIDEDTTANIGVISGGTATNIVTDKVEIKGEARSTVEEKLNLQTKHMVESFERAARELGGEAIITTERVYSAFNLTENDPVVQNAIKAAENLGFNVVLKATGGGSDTNILNTYGIPTVNLGIGMVKPHTTNEQISVEDLVNSAKYVTELIKTI, from the coding sequence ATGGTAAATGAAAAAAGGTTAGTTAGTGAATTTATGGAGCTAGTTAGTATTGACAGTATTACTAAAAAAGAGGGCGATGTTGCAAAGGTTATTACAAAAAAATTAGAGGCTTTAGGTGCAGAAGTTTACATAGACAAAGCTGGAGAAAAAGTTGGCTCAAATACAGGAAATATTATAGCTAAAATTAAAGGAAACTTAGATAAACCAGCTATTCTTTTCTCTGCCCATATGGATACAGTAGTTCCGGGAGAAGGTGTCAGACCTATAATTAAAGATGGAATAATTTATAGTGAAACAGAGACTATTTTAGGGGCAGATGATAAAGGTGGGATTGCGGCAATTTTAGAAGGAATAAGGGTTGTCAAAGAAAATGGTATTCCCCATGGTGATATAGAGGTTGTATTCACTATCGCTGAAGAAGGGGGATTATTTGGAGCAAAAAATTTAGAACATGAAAAATTAACTGCAAAGATGGGATATGTATTAGATAGTGATGGTAAACCAGGTACAATTGTCGTTAAAGGCCCTGCTCAAGATAAAATTGATGTAATAATTAAAGGAAAAGCAGCCCATGCAGGGGTAAGTCCAGAAGAAGGAGTTAGTGCTATTATAATTGCTAGCAAAGCAATAGCAGAAATGAAGTTACTCAGAATTGATGAAGATACTACAGCAAATATTGGAGTAATCTCTGGAGGAACTGCAACAAATATTGTAACAGATAAAGTTGAAATTAAAGGAGAAGCTAGAAGTACAGTAGAAGAAAAATTAAATCTTCAAACTAAGCATATGGTGGAATCCTTTGAAAGGGCAGCTAGGGAATTAGGTGGAGAAGCAATAATTACCACAGAAAGGGTGTACTCAGCATTTAATTTAACAGAGAATGACCCTGTTGTTCAAAATGCTATAAAAGCAGCAGAAAATTTAGGCTTTAATGTGGTATTGAAAGCTACCGGTGGTGGCAGTGATACTAATATTCTAAATACTTATGGAATACCTACCGTTAATTTAGGTATTGGAATGGTTAAACCCCACACTACAAATGAACAAATATCTGTAGAAGACCTTGTAAATAGTGCAAAATATGTAACTGAATTAATAAAAACAATTTAG